One genomic segment of Primulina tabacum isolate GXHZ01 chromosome 9, ASM2559414v2, whole genome shotgun sequence includes these proteins:
- the LOC142555852 gene encoding uncharacterized protein LOC142555852 isoform X1 has translation MATAEVTVPTPAAERVEKAVPGNDDEVDAVPPAPEAPTEIEEPVVAEGVEVPPENEPEEASTEEPAEVVAAEEPAEEEPTPEIKATEEVVFEDPVAVEETQTQEAYTDEPEAPAPEEAEAVGEVPAEKSEDRE, from the exons ATGGCCACAGCTGAG GTGACAGTTCCAACACCGGCGGCAGAGAGAGTAGAGAAAGCAGTCCCAGGAAATGATGACGAGGTGGATGCCGTGCCACCTGCTCCGGAGGCGCCGACCGAGATCGAGGAGCCAGTAGTGGCTGAAGGCGTGGAAGTACCACCAGAAAACGAGCCCGAGGAAGCCTCGACAGAAGAACCAGCTGAAGTAGTTGCTGCTGAAGAGCCTGCAGAGGAGGAACCAACGCCGGAAATAAAAGCTACTGAGGAGGTGGTCTTTGAAGATCCCGTTGCTGTCGAAGAGACTCAAACACAAGAAGCCTACACCGATGAACCGGAGGCTCCAGCACCGGAAGAGGCCGAGGCGGTTGGAGAAGTTCCGGCTGAGAAAAGTGAAGATCGTGAGTGA
- the LOC142555854 gene encoding uncharacterized protein LOC142555854 isoform X1 has product MKTKREDIEVDVDEEGAAKKQKLIELSSSHLPFENPLLPLASYDDDEEDEEDDRRGRGGIELANNGIEDGRNGHDSDEVDDEEEEDQGGHIKRNRTIEVRRDCPYLDTVNRQVLDFDFERFCSVSLSNLNVYACLVCGKYYQGRGQKSYAYTHSLEAGHHVYINLRTEKVFCLPDGYEVIDTSLDDIRHVLNPRFTREQVEQIDKNRLWSRALDGSDYLPGMVGLNNIKETDFVNVTIQSLMRVTPLRNFFLIPENYQNCKSQLVHRFGELTRKIWHARNFKGQVSPHEFLQAVMKASKKRFRIGAQSDPVEFMSWLLNTMHGDLKSPKRNSSIIHQCFQGELEVIKQIPTKFIVEKRQNADNQTNEMGQYGGNDVDRVNLETSRMSFLMLGLDLPPPPLFKDVMEKNIIPQVPLFNILKKFDGETVTEVVRPRIARMRYRVIKLPQYIILHMRRFTKNNFFVEKNPTLVNFPVKNLELKDYIPLPAPNENERLRSKYDLIGNIVHDGKPGEGSYRAFVQRKSEELWYEMQDLHVSETLPQMVALSEAYMQIYEQQQ; this is encoded by the exons ATGAAAACGAAACGGGAGGACATAGAAGTTGATGTGGATGAAGAGGGAGCTGCGAAGAAGCAGAAGCTAATTGAGCTGTCCTCGTCCCATCTACCATTTGAAAATCCACTCCTCCCTCTCGCTTCTTATGATGACGACGAGGAGGATGAAGAGGATGACAGACGAGGTCGTGGTGGGATTGAGCTTGCAAATAATGGCATTGAAGATGGTCGAAATGGACATGATAGTGATGAGGTGGACGATGAGGAGGAAGAGGATCAAGGAGGCCATATAAAGCGCAATCGCACTATTGAAGTAAGAAGGGACTGTCCCTATCTTGATACTGTTAATAGACAG GTTTTAGATTTTGACTTTGAGAGGTTTTGTTCTGTATCTCTTTCAAACTTGAATGTTTATGCATGTTTGGTTTGTGGGAAATATTACCAAGGAAGGGGACAGAAGTCTTATGCATATACCCATAGTCTAGAAGCGGGACATCATGTCTACATCAATCTTCGCACGGAGAAAGTTTTCTGTCTTCCTGATGGATATGAAGTTATCGACACATCACTGGATGATATCCGGCATGTTCTCAACCCAAG GTTTACAAGAGAGCAAGTTGAGCAGATTGACAAGAATAGGCTGTGGTCAAGGGCACTCGATGGTTCTGATTATCTTCCTGGAATG GTGGGGTTAAATAACATCAAAGAGACTGACTTTGTCAATGTTACCATTCAATCTTTGATGCGTGTTACTCCACTGAGGAACTTCTTTCTTATCCCGGAGAACTATCAGAACTGCAAATCACAACTTGTTCATCGATTTGGAGAGCTGACACGAAAGATCTGGCATGCGAGGAACTTTAAAGGACAG GTGAGTCCGCACGAGTTTCTCCAGGCAGTTATGAAGGCCAGTAAAAAACGTTTCCGCATAGGTGCACAGTCGGATCCAGTTGAATTTATGTCGTGGCTTCTTAATACAATGCATGGAGATCTTAAAAGTCCGAAAAGGAATAGCAGCATCATTCACCAATGCTTTCAG GGGGAGCTGGAGGTTATCAAGCAGATCCCTACTAAGTTTATTGTGGAGAAGAGACAGAATGCAGACAATCAGACTAACGAGATGGGACAATATGGTGGAAATGATGTGGATAGAGTAAACCTGGAGACAAGCAGAATGTCTTTCTTAATGCTTGGGTTGGACTTGCCGCCTCCACCTCTGTTTAAGGACGTAATGGAGAAAAACATTATTCCACAg GTTCCACTTTTCAACATACTCAAGAAATTCGATGGCGAAACGGTGACAGAAGTTGTGCGGCCTCGTATAGCTAGGATGAGATACCGTGTAATAAAATTACCACAATATATCATACTGCACATGCGTCGATTTACGAAGAACAACTTCTTTGTAGAGAAAAATCCTACACTTG TTAATTTCCCTGTTAAGAATCTCGAGCTAAAGGATTACATCCCTCTACCTGCCCCCAATGAGAATGAAAGGCTACGCTCCAAGTACGATTTAATTGGGAACATCGTTCATGATGGCAAGCCAGGTGAAGGATCCTATAGAGCGTTTGTTCAGCGGAAGTCCGAAGAACTATG GTATGAGATGCAAGATCTGCATGTTTCTGAAACTTTGCCCCAGATGGTTGCACTTTCTGAGGCATACATGCAGATATATGAGCAGCAGCAATGA
- the LOC142555852 gene encoding uncharacterized protein LOC142555852 isoform X2 produces the protein MATAEVTVPTPAPEAPTEIEEPVVAEGVEVPPENEPEEASTEEPAEVVAAEEPAEEEPTPEIKATEEVVFEDPVAVEETQTQEAYTDEPEAPAPEEAEAVGEVPAEKSEDRE, from the exons ATGGCCACAGCTGAG GTGACAGTTCCAACACC TGCTCCGGAGGCGCCGACCGAGATCGAGGAGCCAGTAGTGGCTGAAGGCGTGGAAGTACCACCAGAAAACGAGCCCGAGGAAGCCTCGACAGAAGAACCAGCTGAAGTAGTTGCTGCTGAAGAGCCTGCAGAGGAGGAACCAACGCCGGAAATAAAAGCTACTGAGGAGGTGGTCTTTGAAGATCCCGTTGCTGTCGAAGAGACTCAAACACAAGAAGCCTACACCGATGAACCGGAGGCTCCAGCACCGGAAGAGGCCGAGGCGGTTGGAGAAGTTCCGGCTGAGAAAAGTGAAGATCGTGAGTGA
- the LOC142555854 gene encoding uncharacterized protein LOC142555854 isoform X2, which produces MVGLNNIKETDFVNVTIQSLMRVTPLRNFFLIPENYQNCKSQLVHRFGELTRKIWHARNFKGQVSPHEFLQAVMKASKKRFRIGAQSDPVEFMSWLLNTMHGDLKSPKRNSSIIHQCFQGELEVIKQIPTKFIVEKRQNADNQTNEMGQYGGNDVDRVNLETSRMSFLMLGLDLPPPPLFKDVMEKNIIPQVPLFNILKKFDGETVTEVVRPRIARMRYRVIKLPQYIILHMRRFTKNNFFVEKNPTLVNFPVKNLELKDYIPLPAPNENERLRSKYDLIGNIVHDGKPGEGSYRAFVQRKSEELWYEMQDLHVSETLPQMVALSEAYMQIYEQQQ; this is translated from the exons ATG GTGGGGTTAAATAACATCAAAGAGACTGACTTTGTCAATGTTACCATTCAATCTTTGATGCGTGTTACTCCACTGAGGAACTTCTTTCTTATCCCGGAGAACTATCAGAACTGCAAATCACAACTTGTTCATCGATTTGGAGAGCTGACACGAAAGATCTGGCATGCGAGGAACTTTAAAGGACAG GTGAGTCCGCACGAGTTTCTCCAGGCAGTTATGAAGGCCAGTAAAAAACGTTTCCGCATAGGTGCACAGTCGGATCCAGTTGAATTTATGTCGTGGCTTCTTAATACAATGCATGGAGATCTTAAAAGTCCGAAAAGGAATAGCAGCATCATTCACCAATGCTTTCAG GGGGAGCTGGAGGTTATCAAGCAGATCCCTACTAAGTTTATTGTGGAGAAGAGACAGAATGCAGACAATCAGACTAACGAGATGGGACAATATGGTGGAAATGATGTGGATAGAGTAAACCTGGAGACAAGCAGAATGTCTTTCTTAATGCTTGGGTTGGACTTGCCGCCTCCACCTCTGTTTAAGGACGTAATGGAGAAAAACATTATTCCACAg GTTCCACTTTTCAACATACTCAAGAAATTCGATGGCGAAACGGTGACAGAAGTTGTGCGGCCTCGTATAGCTAGGATGAGATACCGTGTAATAAAATTACCACAATATATCATACTGCACATGCGTCGATTTACGAAGAACAACTTCTTTGTAGAGAAAAATCCTACACTTG TTAATTTCCCTGTTAAGAATCTCGAGCTAAAGGATTACATCCCTCTACCTGCCCCCAATGAGAATGAAAGGCTACGCTCCAAGTACGATTTAATTGGGAACATCGTTCATGATGGCAAGCCAGGTGAAGGATCCTATAGAGCGTTTGTTCAGCGGAAGTCCGAAGAACTATG GTATGAGATGCAAGATCTGCATGTTTCTGAAACTTTGCCCCAGATGGTTGCACTTTCTGAGGCATACATGCAGATATATGAGCAGCAGCAATGA
- the LOC142555855 gene encoding uncharacterized protein LOC142555855 — protein MYMAYGWPQVIPLQLPNGPSTQQIVYLKVVNRLLLVVSPAHLELWSSSQHRVRLGKYTRDANSVQREGENLQAVWSQDTKLIAIITSSFYLHIFKVQITEKKIHIGGKQPTGLFLLNVSLLLSEQVPFANKNLTVSNIICDNKHILIGLSDGALYNISWKGEFCGAFYLDTRLNDNAAANTLSYPLGNEKASSETQGIHGSNHMNLAVSQKSAVIHLEYSIPLRLLTVLFSDGELVLCYVSKKGLRHTESIRVERSLSPGDVVCASMAPEQQILAAGTRKGIVELYDLAESASLIRSVSLSDWGYSVEDTGPVNCIAWNPDNSTFAVGWKLRGLAVWSVSGCRLMSSIGQICMSSVSSPVVKPNQDLRYEPMMGGTSLMQWDEYGYRLYATEERSSERIIVFSFGKCINRGVSVTTYVRQIIYGEDRLLVVRSEDTDELKILHLNLPVSYMSQNWPVLHVAASRDGMYLAVAGLHGLILYDIRLKRWRVFGDVTQEQRIQCRGLLWLGKIIVVCNYVDSSDMYELLFYPRYHLDQSSLLLQKTLLTKPIVMDVYQDYLLVTYLPFDVHIYHVKLSGELSPSSTPDLELSTVRELSIMTAKSHPVAMQFIPDQIPQKYVLSSKISSSDLLSREPARCLILRMNGELSLLDLDEGRERELTDSVEFFWVTCGQSEEKRNLIEEVSWLDYGHRGMQVWYPSPGVDPFKQEGFMQLDPELEFDREVYPLGLLPNAGVVVGVSQRMSFSTCTEFPCFEPSPQAQTILHCLLRHLLQRGKKEEALRLAQISAEKPHFSHCLEWLLFTVFDAEISRQNLRKNQAAVANHSTDTSLLKKTCDLIKNFPEYYDVVVSVARKTDGRHWADLFLAAGRSTELFEECFQQRWYRTAACYIVIAKLEGSAVSQYCALRLLQATLDESLYELAGELVRFLLRSGREYEPTNTDHESLSPRLLGYFLFPSSFRKQPEDVKSSSFKEQNAHVASVKNILESHASYLMSGKELSKLVAFVKSTQFDLVEYLQRERYGSALLENFAAGLEMIGQKLQMGTLQNRLDAEFLLAHMCSVKFKEWIVVLATLLRRSEVLFDLFRHDIRLWKAYSITIQAHTPFAEYHDLLEELEEKLSTVDGEEK, from the exons ATGTATATGGCATATGGATGGCCGCAGGTCATCCCTCTGCAACTACCCAATGGCCCCTCCACCCAACAGATCGTTTATCTCAAAGTCGTCAATCGCTTGCTTCTCGTCGTCTCCCCCGCTCACCTGGAGCTCTGGTCTTCATCTCAG catAGAGTGAGGTTGGGGAAGTACACGAGAGACGCGAATTCTGTCCAGAGAGAGGGGGAGAATTTGCAAGCTGTTTGGAGCCAAGATACGAAGCTCATTGCCATTATT ACTTCTTCCTTCTATCTTCACATATTTAAGGTTCAGatcacagaaaaaaaaatacatattggTGGGAAGCAACCAACTGGTTTGTTTCTTTTGAACGTATCATTACTTCTCAGCGAGCAAGTCCCCTTTGCGAATAAGAATTTGACAGT GAGCAACATTATTTGTGATAACAAACACATACTGATCGGACTCTCTGATGGAGCATTGTATAACATATCTTGGAAGGGTGAG TTTTGCGGTGCATTTTATCTTGACACACGgctgaatgataatgctgcCGCCAATACATTATCTTATCCCCTGGGCAATGAGAAGGCTTCTAGTGAAACTCAAGGCATTCATGGGTCCAACCATATGAACCTTGCTGTATCACAGAAATCTGCTGTTATTCATCTTGAATATTCCATCCCTTTGAGGTTGCTAACTGTCTTGTTTTCTGATGGTGAACTCGTACTATGCTATGTGAGCAAGAAAGGTCTTAGGCATACCGAATCTATCAGAGTGGAAAGAAGTTTGTCTCCTGGTGATGTCGTATGTGCATCAATGGCTCCAGAGCAACAGATTCTTGCTGCTGGAACTCGAAAAGGCATCGTTGAGCTGTATGACCTCGCAGAGTCAGCCTCACTGATCCGCTCTGTTTCATTATCCGATTGGGG ATATTCGGTGGAAGATACTGGTCCTGTCAATTGTATAGCGTGGAACCCTGATAATTCTACGTTTGCTGTTGGATGGAAGTTAAGAGGACTTGCAGTTTGGTCTGTTTCTGGTTGTCGTTTGATGTCTTCAATCGGTCAAATATGTATGAGTTCTGTTTCGTCTCCTGTGGTTAAGCCAAATCAGGATCTCAGGTATGAACCCATGATGGGCGGAACCTCACTGATGCAATGGGATGAGTATGGATATAGATTATATGCAACCGAGGAAAGATCATCAGAGAGAATTATTGTGTTTTCTTTTGGAAAATGCATTAACAGAGGTGTTTCTGTTACAACCTATGTACGGCAAATTATCTATGGTGAAGACCGCTTGCTTGTTGTTCGGTCAGAAGATACTGATGAACTGAAGATCTTGCACCTCAATCTTCCA GTTTCTTATATGTCCCAAAACTGGCCTGTTCTACATGTTGCTGCTAGTAGGGATGGAATGTACCTGGCAGTAGCAGGGCTTCACGGCTTAATCTTGTATGACATACGCCTGAAGCGGTGGAGAGTATTTGGAGATGTTACTCAAGAACAAAGAATTCAGTGCAGGGGTTTGTTATGGTTGGGGAAAATTATTGTGGTCTGCAATTATGTGGACTCTTCCGATAT GTATGAATTGCTTTTCTACCCTAGATATCATCTCGATCAAAGTTCACTTCTTCTTCAGAAGACATTACTAACAAAGCCAATAGTCATGGATGTTTATCAAGATTATTTACTTGTAACATATCTTCCGTTTGATGTTCACATATACCATGTGAAATTATCTGGTGAATTGTCGCCTTCTAGCACCCCAGATTTAGAG CTTTCTACAGTTCGAGAGCTCTCAATCATGACTGCAAAGAGCCATCCTGTGGCAATGCAATTCATTCCTGATCAGATTCCACAAAAATATGTCTTGAGCAGTAAAATCTCATCTTCTGATTTGTTATCCCGAGAACCTGCCAG ATGTTTAATATTGAGGATGAATGGGGAGCTTTCACTGCTTGATTTGGATGAAGGACGGGAAAGAGAACTGACAGATTCTGTTGAGTTTTTCTGGGTTACTTGTGGTCAATCAGAGGAGAAAAGAAACTTAATCGAGGAAGTTTCCTGGTTAGATTATGGTCACCGAGGGATGCAG GTTTGGTATCCATCCCCCGGTGTAGATCCTTTCAAGCAGGAAGGTTTTATGCAG TTGGACCCTGAGCTGGAATTTGATCGTGAGGTGTACCCACTTGGTCTACTTCCAAATGCTGGTGTAGTTGTTGGTGTTTCCCAGAGAATGTCATTTTCAACATGTACAGAGTTCCCATGTTTTGAGCCATCACCTCAAGCACAAACCATATTGCATTGTTTACTTCGGCATCTTCTTCAG AGAGGCAAGAAGGAAGAAGCTCTGAGACTAGCACAAATATCAGCAGAGAAGCCACATTTTTCTCATTGCCTGGAATGgcttttatttactgtttttgATGCTGAAATTTCCAG GCAAAATTTGCGCAAAAACCAAGCGGCAGTTGCCAATCATTCTACTGATACTTCTCTGCTGAAGAAGACCTGTGATCTGATAAAAAACTTTCCTGAATATTATGATGTTGTAGTTAGTGTTGCACGGAAAACCGATGGTCGACATTGGGCGGATTTGTTTTTGGCTGCTGGCAGATCAACTGA GTTGTTTGAAGAATGCTTCCAACAAAGATGGTATCGTACTGCAGCTTGCTATATT GTAATTGCTAAGCTTGAAGGTTCTGCTGTGAGTCAATATTGTGCCCTGCGTTTATTGCAG GCAACACTCGATGAATCTCTTTATGAACTGGCTGGAGAGCTG GTGAGGTTTCTATTAAGATCTGGAAGAGAATATGAACCTACTAATACTGATCATGAAAGCCTTTCTCCAAGATTATTGGGCTACTTTCTTTTCCCTTCCAGTTTTAGAAAGCAACCTGAGGATGTCAAAAG CTCCTCATTCAAAGAACAGAATGCGCATGTTGCTtctgtgaaaaatattttagaaaGTCATGCGAGCTATTTGATGTCTGGAAAAGAGCTCTCAAAGCTTGTAGCATTTGTCAAAAGCACTCAATTTGATCTAGTG GAGTATCTGCAACGTGAAAGGTATGGAAGTGCTCTCTTGGAGAATTTTGCTGCTGGTCTTGAAATGATTGGACAGAAG CTTCAAATGGGAACATTGCAAAACCGTTTGGATGCAGAATTTCTGTTGGCACACATGTGCTCAGTTAAGTTTAAAGAATGGATAGTGGTCTTGGCTACGCTATTGAGGCGTTCTGAG GTCCTCTTTGATTTGTTTAGACACGATATACGACTGTGGAAAGCATACAGCATAACCATACAG GCGCACACACCATTTGCTGAATACCATGATTTGCTTGAAGAATTGGAAGAAAAGCTTTCGACTGTTGATGGAGAAGAAAAATGA
- the LOC142555853 gene encoding uncharacterized protein LOC142555853 has translation MAEDLVLDTAIRNWVLIPLSVVMVLIGILRYFASKLIRSDQVPDIKMVKEGQVIIRARNLRAAANFIPEKSFRARRFYFSNEENGLLHVPKGQAQNPQAQMFSDPNMAMDMMKKNLSMIIPQTLTFAWVNFFFSGFVAAKIPFPLTQRFRAMLQNGIDLSTVDVSYVSSRSWYFLNLFGLRGLFSLILGEDNATDDTQRMMQMSGFGFDPTRSLSAEKDNLDIVQHDWALPKFEQRAEAVLKKLVS, from the exons ATGGCGGAAGATTTGGTTCTGGACACGGCGATCAGAAACTGGGTATTGATACCACTATCAGTAGTTATGGTCCTCATCGGGATCCTCCGTTACTTCGCCTCCAAGCTGATCCGTTCCGATCAAGTTCCCGACATCAAAATGGTCAAAGAAGG GCAAGTGATAATTAGGGCAAGGAACCTTAGGGCAGCAGCGAATTTTATTCCCGAGAAATCGTTTCGTGCTCGCAGGTTTTATTTCAGCAACGAG GAGAATGGATTATTGCACGTGCCCAAGGGTCAAGCTCAGAATCCGCAGGCTCAGATGTTTTCTGATCCAAATATGGCTATGGATATGATGAAGAAAAATCTTTCGATGATTATACCACAG ACGCTTACTTTTGCATGGGTTAATTTTTTCTTCTCCGGATTTGTAGCAG CAAAAATTCCTTTTCCACTAACTCAAAGATTCAGGGCAATGCTGCAAAATGGTATAGACTTGAGTACTGTTGATGTCAGCTATGTTAGCAGTCGTTCCTG GTATTTTCTCAATCTATTCGGGCTTAGAGGTCTCTTCAGTCTTATACTGGGAGAAGATAATG CAACCGATGATACACAACGTATGATGCAAATGAGTGGTTTTGGATTTGACCCCACAAGG AGTCTGAGTGCAGAGAAAGATAACCTAGACATCGTTCAGCATGATTGGGCCCTGCCAAAATTTGAGCAACGAGCAGAAGCTGTTTTGAAGAAGCTCGTCAGCTGA